The Candidatus Nanosynbacter featherlites region ATAAACATTGTCGTTATCGGCGGCGGTACGGGTAGCTTCACATTACTGAGTGGATTAAAAAATTATACACACAACATTACCGCCTTGGTTAACATGGTGGATGATGGTGGATCAACAGGACAGTTGAGGGATGAATTGGGGGTTTTGCCGGCTGGTGATGTCCGGCAGTGCTTGGTGGCGCTGAGTACCTCACCAAAGGTGAGAGACCTGTTTAACTACCGTTTTGATGAAGGTAGTATGAAAGGCCACGCGTTCGGCAATCTATTCATGGCAGCCCTAGAAAAAATGACTGGTAATTTTACCGAAGCTGTCAAAGTGGCTGGAGAAGTGCTCAATATCCGAGGACGAGTAGAGCCCATCACATTTGATAATATAACGCTTGTTACGCGACTGGCCGACGGCACGGTTGTCAGGGGTCAGCATGAGGCTGAATCATTGATCATCCCGGTTGGTGAGCGTCCGTGGTTAGACCTGGAGCCGACTGCTCGCATCAATCCTCAGGCGCGGCAGGCGATACTAGACGCGGACTTGGTGGTGATTGCGCCGGGGCTGCTGTATGGTAGTCTGGCGCCGGCTCTGTTGGTCAGTGGCGTAACGCGCGCGCTCGCTGAGACCAAGGCTAAAAAGGTATACGTTTGTAATCTGGTGAACAAGCCTGGTCAGACTGATGAGTTTACGGTTGCGGATTATGCCAGTGAAATTGAACGGTTTGCAGGTGTCAAATTGGACCATGTATTGTACAATAACCATCGCCCGTCGCAGGAATTGATCGACCGGTATGCTAAAGATGGCGAACTGTTGGTCGAGTGGAACAAAGAAGAGCTGAAAAAGAAGCATTTTTACGCTTCGGGAAAACGATTGATCGCTGATGAAGTTTGGGAGAACACCAACGCTGCCAGTGACCCGCTGGCAGCACAACGCAGTTTGATTCGACACGACGCTGACAGAGTAGCACGCGAGTTGATGCGAATTTATTTTGCCTAGATAAATTGAGACTGTAAAGGAAGTACTATACTTGCAAAATATTATATTTTGTGATATAGTGTGATCTGTTGATTATGACAAATAATACACAAAAGTCAGAAAAGACGATTGATAATTCTGGTAACTTCTCTCGGAGAGGTGAGATATTTTATCATTCTGAAGCCTTGTCCAAGGAATTGGTGGAGACGTTTAGTGGTCATCACATGACGCCAGCCCGTCGCTTGGCGGCAAGACTGATCATAGAGATGCCGACGGACATTGAAGAGAATGAACGTATTGACTACATCACATCGGCGCTTGACAATGATGAAACCATAACCACCGAGTCTCACCGAGATGTGGTGATTGGTATTCTTGAGGACTACAAAGTCTTACAGGGTTTGTTTGAATCGTATATTGAAGGAGTTGACGAGACGACACTACAGGGTAAAGCATTGCGGCTGGAGGACGGTCAGCAAATCCCTGGTGATTTAGGAGAGGACAATACGCAAAGTCCGTGGTCTGAGAATCCGCCAATCCCAGCGCCACGTATCGATGATTTGATCAAAACGTTTTCAACTAAGGGTGAGGGTGCTCAGGGTATTGGACTAGAAACAGCGATGATCGTCGGGGCGGTAACACTTGCCAAACTAAAGGCTACTCCGTATCATGATGCTG contains the following coding sequences:
- a CDS encoding gluconeogenesis factor YvcK family protein is translated as MELMGINIVVIGGGTGSFTLLSGLKNYTHNITALVNMVDDGGSTGQLRDELGVLPAGDVRQCLVALSTSPKVRDLFNYRFDEGSMKGHAFGNLFMAALEKMTGNFTEAVKVAGEVLNIRGRVEPITFDNITLVTRLADGTVVRGQHEAESLIIPVGERPWLDLEPTARINPQARQAILDADLVVIAPGLLYGSLAPALLVSGVTRALAETKAKKVYVCNLVNKPGQTDEFTVADYASEIERFAGVKLDHVLYNNHRPSQELIDRYAKDGELLVEWNKEELKKKHFYASGKRLIADEVWENTNAASDPLAAQRSLIRHDADRVARELMRIYFA